In Temnothorax longispinosus isolate EJ_2023e chromosome 2, Tlon_JGU_v1, whole genome shotgun sequence, one DNA window encodes the following:
- the LOC139808154 gene encoding kinesin-like protein KIF9, with amino-acid sequence MHQTNFSISDNESIDEAHDSNVKVFVRILPLERPCDSCAKISTDGKENNLRVLDGVNCVLIGYGQTGSGKSFTIGGLKNNWEHIGIVPRLLSDMFTEKANRRKISDIRYRLSFVELRGKSVIDLLTRKRRTFNVNERGVFKNVTVVDAENVEETLRKILEGEARRSIVKGTMYPVSHLGAAVITIHVSNASLIKSQAVVATAKIHIVEMAGTGTVGKSSCWKTAADLGMANLMKIQLEQYFLHLRKPSMCTYSVVRSNNLLKLLKDDLTVTSVIR; translated from the exons ATGCACCAAACGAACTTCTCTATATCGGACAATGAGTCGATTGACGAGGCGCACGACAGCAATGTAAAGGTCTTCGTGCGAATTCTACCGCTCGAGAGACCGTGCGATTCTTGTGCGAAGATCAGTACGGACGGTAAG gaaaataatttaagagtTTTAGACGGCGTAAATTGCGTACTGATCGGTTACGGGCAAACCGGATCCGGAAAGAGTTTCACGATCGGCggtctaaaaaataattgggAA CACATAGGAATAGTCCCGCGACTCTTATCCGACATGTTTACGGAGAAGGCGAATCGAAGAAAAATCAGCGACATACGCTATCGTTTAAGTTTCGTCGAGCTGAGAGGTAAAAGCGTAATTGATCTCCTCACTCGAAAACGAAGGACCTTTAACGTCAATGAGCGCGGTGTCTTTAAG AATGTAACTGTAGTGGATGCAGAAAATGTTGAGGAGACTCTGAGAAAAATACTCGAAGGAGAAGCCAGGAGATCGATTGTGAAAGGCACAATGTATCCAGTATCACATTTGGGTGCTGCTGTGATCACTATCCACGTTTCAAACGCGAGCCTGATAAAATCGCAAGCTGTCGTAGCGACagcaaaa ATACATATCGTGGAGATGGCTGGAACTGGTACGGTGGGAAAATCGAGCTGCTGGAAAACAGCAGCCGACTTAGGTATGgcgaatttaatgaaaatacaGCTGGAACAATATTTCCTGCATCTTAGGAAACCAAGTATGTGCACATACAGCGTTGTTCGCTCAAATAATTTGCTGAAGCTACTGAAAGACGATCTTACTGTCACATCCGTCATTCGgtaa
- the LOC139808936 gene encoding uncharacterized protein — protein sequence MRLTAKIAKLKPIRTMRHIQPRTELIVQQLREQVNALKKELELNDMFLHQEALPNISKSRLEQISRDVMNFLQGFISELTLFNVTQARVLVNVVKQLYDKLRAKEIEAEKLKEAYNNVITMLSQSDAALTSSSLI from the exons ATGCGACTGACCGCTAAAATCGCAAAACTGAAACCGATCAGGACAATGCGGCACATTCAGCCCCGGACAGAGCTGATCGTGCAACAGCTACGGGAACAAGTAAACGCATTGAAGAAAGAGCTGGAGTTGAACGATATGTTTTTACATCAGGAGGCATTGCCGAACATCTCGAAATCCAGGCTCGAGCAAATCAGTCGAGACGTCATGAACTTTCTGCAGGGTTTTATTTCGGAATTGACGCTCTTCAACGTTACCCAGGCACGAGTATTGGTGAACGTCGTCAAACAATTATACGACAA ATTGCGCGCGAAAGAAATCGAAGCGGAAAAGTTGAAAGAAGCATACAACAACGTGATAACTATGCTGTCGCAATCAGATGCTGCTTTGACCTCATcgtcattaatttaa
- the LOC139808155 gene encoding uncharacterized protein, which yields MCRVCCYMYLRYEAKISIVQSHRIYYLLERILTLLEMEVYRADKIIKNNKRKIIKNKKRCLLYQAKDVADFLNEGQIYLDMASILHERNQNISTMFAIMLKAMDIYSKLKVHLRWSDIESEDWLTDEELSSEEEDSDDNDDVLFVDGFEEEMLEFDEQFDITKTCLCCLSEIYYREFLLANIESLITRIKSLCVAFTGSNSALYVMLHLTLRDYCERVRLFLHGNTRLAESRRERLPRGDCRKYDLLEQLLERVRKEQEHVARYADIKENGKFHVYTFVRTVGYFAFLRLKKGHEIMVQVLCSRLNPAIEVERSRRLYADLKSILTILEMEQSQDDRTEKNKNLHLPDKINFDRFRREGTLYLRMVNNLINWARPNSSKNVILRKILNDLGRVQFQYKRMLRMRKILLDGTVNNGIREDIIFSMENDVIQETDELRTDTTADVYDVDEDEVIHFYDWQSKKKIRKALLRIINPLVEKIYHVFNNRYSTLYSIVKKYCRRATHFLRSNRRMLKSSKLRRRQGQNSCCKYHFLQQLIVSCHRILSSNQGLITS from the exons ATGTGTCGCGTGTGTTGTTATATGTACCTGCGTTATGAGGCGAAAATATCGATTGTACAATCGCACcgaatttattatcttctgGAAAG gaTTTTGACGCTCTTAGAAATGGAAGTGTATCGagctgataaaattataaagaataataagcgtaaaattataaagaacaaGAAGCGTTGC TTACTCTACCAAGCGAAGGACGTTGCAGATTTTCTAAACGAAGGCCAGATTTATCTGGATATGGCGAGTATTTTGCATGAACGCAATCAGAATATATCCACAATGTTTGCGATTATGTTAAAAGCTATGGATATTTACTCAAAG CTGAAGGTGCACCTACGATGGAGCGACATTGAATCTGAGGATTGGCTGACCGATGAGGAATTGAGCAGCGAGGAGGAAGATTCTGATGACAACGACGACGTACTATTTGTCGACGGGTTTGAGGAGGAGATGTTAGAATTCGACGAGCAATTTGACATTACTAAGACTTGCCTTTGTTGTCTCAGCGAGATATACTATCGCGAGTTCTTGCTGGCGAACATTGAATCGCTGATTACGCGAATCAAGAGCTTGTGCGTCGCGTTCACCGGGAGCAACTCGGCATTGTACGTCATGTTGCATCTAACGCTGAGGGATTATTGCGAGAGGGTGAGATTGTTTTTGCACGGTAACACGAGGCTCGCAGAATCGCGGCGGGAGAGATTACCGCGAGGTGACTGTCGCAAGTACGATCTCCTGGAGCAATTGCTGGAACGTGTTAGAAAG GAGCAGGAACATGTTGCAAGGTACGCagacataaaagaaaatggaaaattc CACGTGTATACATTCGTACGAACAGTTGGCTATTTCGCGTTTCTTCGGCTCAAGAAAGGGCATGAAATCATGGTTCAAGTTTTATGCTCGCGGCTGAACCCAGCGATCGAGGTTGAACGATCGCGCAGACTTTATGCCGATCTGAAAAG CATATTGACGATTCTAGAGATGGAACAATCTCAGGATGACAGaactgagaaaaataaaaatcttcat TTGCcagacaaaataaattttgaccgTTTTCGACGTGAGGGTACATTATATCTGAGGATGGTAAATAACTTGATCAATTGGGCCAGGCCAAATAGCTCTAAGAACGTGATTTTGCGAAAGATTTTGAACGATCTCGGAAGG GTACAATTTCAGTATAAAAGGATGTTACGTATGCGTAAGATACTTCTTGACGGAACAGTAAATAACGGCATTCGGGAAGATATCATTTTTTCTATGGAAAATGACGTGATTCAAGAGACGGACGAACTCAGAACCGACACGACTGCAGACGTGTACGACGTAGATGAGGACGAAGTAATTCACTTTTACGATTGGCaaagtaagaaaaagataCGCAAAGCTTTGCTGAGGATAATCAACCCGCTAGTCGAAAAAATTTACCATGTATTCAACAACAGGTATTCGACATTGTATTCCATAGTGAAAAAGTATTGCAGGAGAGCGACGCATTTTTTGCGCAGCAATAGGAGAATGCTGAAATCGAGCAAGCTTCGTCGAAGACAAGGGCAGAATTCGTGTTGCAAATATCATTTCTTACAGCAATTAATTGTCAGCTGTCATCGTATTCTATCGTCAAATCAAGGACTAATAACATCTTga
- the LOC139808923 gene encoding retinol-binding protein pinta-like — translation MAQFLNNAINGSKEYQNFKKHIYCSVLSAVLRNIKKYLTFIVSHERQYLSAVRIGSNEASRSPSVVTMANESGCSDNVENYVPQQLTSEDKEYAAACLNETDETRENAIVEIRRWIEDELCIRIDDFLILRFLRVCKFNLEKTKVRIRNYYKQRSHLPEWYRNRDPFQSELQEMIDMGICLPLRKPDSQGRLVIMMRGTLHDPRRHQMSDIVKMSTIAIEVAMKFYPAASVYGCALLIDVANPTIRHILQFRPYILMNIVHTWQSCYPMRYQKIKIFNAPAFFDVIARILKSFMTEKIKNRFHIYSHTLDCFEDIPAEILPVEYGGTGDTMQELTEFWKKYIEENCSWLKHDDENGKIE, via the exons ATGGCGCAATTTCTGAATAATGCAATTAATGGTTCCAAAGAGTaccaaaatttcaaaaagcaCATATACTGTTCCGTGTTATCTGCAGTCTTACGTaacattaaaaagtatttaacgtTCATCGTATCTCATGAGCGACAGTATCTTTCCGCAGTTCGAATAGGCTCAAACGAGGCTTCGCGTTCACCATCCGTCGTCACGATGGCAAACGAATCCGGCTGTTCTGACAACGTAGAGAATTACGTTCCGCAACAATTGACCAGTGAGGATAAAGAATATGCAGCGGCATGTTTGAACGAGACCGACGAGACTAGAGAGAACGCCATCGTGGAGATCAGACGTTGGATCGAAGACGAATTGTGCATACGAATCG ATGACTTTCTTATCCTGCGATTTCTGAGAGTATGCAAGTTTAATCTTGAGAAAACTAAAGTCAGGATACGAAACTATTATAAGCAGCGATCCCATTTACCAGAATGGTACAGGAATAGAGATCCGTTCCAATCGGAACTGCAGGAAATGATTGATATGGG aATATGTTTGCCTCTGCGGAAGCCAGATAGTCAAGGAAGATTGGTAATTATGATGCGCGGCACTTTGCACGATCCGAGAAGACACCAAATGTCGGATATAGTTAAG ATGTCTACGATAGCGATAGAAGTGGCAATGAAATTCTATCCCGCAGCATCAGTGTACGGTTGCGCATTGTTAATAGACGTGGCCAATCCAACTATACGACACATTCTTCAATTCCGACcctatatattaatgaatatagTCCACACGTGGCAAAGCTGTTATCCTATGAGATACcagaagattaaaatattcaatgccCCGGCATTTTTTGATGTTATTGCGAGGATTCTCAAGTCTTTCATGAccgaaaagataaaaaacagATTTCACATATATTCACATACGCTTGACTGTTTCGAAGATATTCCCGCTGAGATTTTGCCCGTCGAATATGGCGGCACTGGTGATACAATGCAGGAATTAACag aattttggAAGAAATACATTGAAGAAAATTGCAGTTGGCTTAAGCATGATGATGAGAATGGCAAAATCGAATAA